A single window of Channa argus isolate prfri chromosome 10, Channa argus male v1.0, whole genome shotgun sequence DNA harbors:
- the frmpd1b gene encoding FERM and PDZ domain-containing protein 1 isoform X3: MEEKERCRSRSPARRASRVQQVVGTIIRRTRESLSRERLLSDGRSQRSNSLSNQNFQAKLTLQITRDPVLDSSTGHGFTLTTNAPLLVRDVTTGSPADGILFPGDQVLQINDTVLEDLNTEQVENVLRDMQDCINVTILRHMTNPKSSIMSAEKRARLRSNPVKVRFAEEVVVNGHTQGNSLLFLPNVLKVYLENGQTKAFKFDNTTTVKDIVLTLKDKLSIRVIEYFALVLEQQYSITKLLLLHEDELIQKVVQKKDSHDYRCLFRVCFIPRDPMDLLQDDPSAFEYLFLQSVGDVLLERFAVEMKCNTALRLAALHMHERLDSCGQTRTSIKSITKEFGLDSFISPTLLSNMREKDLRKAISYHLKKIQSLLEPRQKLQDREVLVSLLVGAKYGMSQVINHKLNVISTLVEFSNISRVELLSESDKVSLLRISLHDMKPFALLMDSLAAKDLGCLLGGYYKLLVDPSVNVFRLGRPKVRVHRIPAEEGVCGKFAVIEGVCYESLSSYVSRCCSGSDDSTDEDDPMDSQNYKCPDPASQDWEERRREEEEKRKEEERREREEHKDKQEVRIIVTTEGKQNESEEEGGATGNGLRKFSIMDEVINLETNWYHTDPRVTSSFSSLSSGSLSAALEESSSGIKAPSHLDAVHGQCTGEDLASLDVHHPYLLEPKHHQGPLRPTNLNYRSNDNSCLCFAELSKADFLPSPPEATSDDDDDEEEEDEELGMEALRRISKIPSSRDLRIIDSTPFQRLPIPRKKKIPPKVPLRTSSIPGHKPGQNEQRFSKDEDSLFLTPSPNPKPALLVKETASESEDEFFDAQDRFTPPVPDMSDAELADQRNANRWTGTWNGLPAMLGKESTSPLAHRAHTSKIKSVVDKSICPADQITSQQLSPPKPLPKPEIKVKPPLPPKPQLPPKPQIIPPKSPQHQRSYAHCNGDASELLEMEPDTMEFKSVTSGAGGLPLSSPLIKAVRCSKQPLQITPQTEEKTKQYKDLTHQNGAHVVSKDKAFIPDEKETPPCSGMTIPTKKSVNLTHIPRSNSGTKLAVPPLVLAKPTSPTKLHPLSLPASSPVSPTDSSKGIFKDSVSPPNGIHPWSSRNGNAQSGTRRVSLSHENLSPKTTDAPLTLTTSLTSTNSKGVGGLESREPGRSGSGSDLRTSSSSLGGRLPASALRGKIQALPWYMTRSQEILGTLDYPSTSSINGDTSGFGSGLSVASGLSDLNKTPVKEKETMISKSGGKGNILEDGAEVVIATIKEAQEVTSHMKKANGANGSEPNLTFKDNSTLSGIVSSEQPQSRPHSAVGLGGVSSMQIGGDSPTSSLADSTPPQQHREACGCRTVYANCFSGDTEDGVSFDEELTIYEFSCRTHPKPFRPAPVPSPTTPSPNPNILSLLRDNPRPLSTFSTASSELSPLVSHPVSPTNSIGGPLRSLTNKNYCGLKGGFASLRQDIDQLLLVLERGAFDQPQHHVTTSSHGSVQDGTDIKEGPDLNHNRTEGSTTPAPGPNCNGQNPAIMTEAERSFLQAEARRLASGCQRATRVGWAPDEALRSLSNSFSALVQLSAACLRTTPCSGCNICHKECLVHKDECDDNQEAMEKLKEIVGLYQEFVGAVETAGTGAGVGGKSVGLTGSGQGQGETDVVRLLAKRCTVLISSVFALTQLFRTRTADTSDAPGHVPLNF; this comes from the exons ATGGAGGAGAAAGAGCGATGTAGGAGCAGGTCTCCAGCTCGGAGGGCCAGTCGGGTGCAGCAGGTGGTGGGAACAATAATACGGCGCACACGTGAATCGCTAAGCag AGAGCGGTTGCTAAGTGATGGGAGATCGCAGCGCTCCAACAGTCTGTCCAATCAGAACTTTCAGGCCAAGCTGACACTGCAAATCACCAGGGACCCTGTCCTCGACAGCAGCACTGGACATGGCTTCACCCTCACCACAAATGCACCCCTGCTGGTCAGGGATGTCACCACAG GGAGTCCTGCAGATGGGATACTGTTCCCAGGAGACCAGGTACTGCAGATTAATGATACAGTGTTGGAAGATTTAAACACCGAGCAAGTGGAAAATGTCTTAAG GGATATGCAGGACTGTATCAATGTGACTATCCTGCGACATATGACA AATCCCAAGTCGTCCATTATGTCGGCAGAGAAGAGAGCTCGTCTGAGGAGTAATCCCGTTAAAGTGCGCTTTGCAGAAGAGGTGGTGGTCAACGGGCACACTCAG GGAaactctcttctcttcctgCCCAATGTCCTAAAAGTCTATTTAGAGAATGGACAGACCAAGGCCTTCAAGTTTGACAACACCACTACTGTTAAG GACATTGTTCTGACACTAAAGGATAAACTGTCCATCCGGGTCATTGAGTACTTTGCACTGGTACTAGAGCAACAGTACAGCATcaccaaactgctgctgctgcatgaaGACGAGCTCATACAGAAG GTGGTGCAGAAAAAAGACTCCCATGACTACAGGTGTCTGTTCAGGGTATGCTTCATCCCAAGAGACCCGATGGATCTGCTGCAGGATGACCCCTCAGCCTTTGAGTATCTCTTTTTACAG AGTGTTGGGGATGTGCTTCTGGAACGTTTTGCAGTAGAGATGAAGTGTAACACTGCACTTCGCCTGGCAGCATTGCACATGCACGAGAGACTAGATAGTTGTGGACAGACAAGAACGTCTATAAAAAGTATAAC GAAGGAGTTTGGCCTGGACAGCTTCATATCTCCCACACTGTTGAGCAACATGAGGGAGAAGGACCTGAGGAAAGCCATCAGCTACCACCTCAAAAAGATCCAGTCCTTGCTAGAGCCGCGCCAGAAG CTTCAAGACAGAGAGGTGTTGGTCAGCCTGCTGGTTGGAGCAAAGTATGGGATGAGTCAGGTCATCAACCATAAGCTCAATGTGATCTCTACGCTGGTGGAATTCAGCAACATCAGTCGAGTGGAGCTGCTTTCAGAATCGGACAAAGTCAGCCTACTGCGCATCTCACTACACGACATGAAG CCGTTTGCCTTACTGATGGACTCTCTGGCAGCCAAAGACTTAGGGTGTCTGCTGGGGGGCTACTACAAACTCCTGGTGGATCCCAGTGTCAATGTCTTCCGTCTGGGGCGCCCAAAAGTGAGGGTGCACCGGATTCCTGCTGAAGAAGGTGTGTGTGGGAAGTTCGCCGTAATAGAGGGCGTGTGCTATGAATCCCTATCAA GTTATGTGTCTCGCTGCTGTAGTGGCTCAGATGACTCAACAGATGAGGATGACCCAATGGATTCTCAAAATTACAAATGTCCAGATCCTGCAAGTCAGGACTGggaagaaaggaggagagaggaagaagaaaagaggaaagaggaagaaagaagagagagagaggagcacaaagataaacaggaagtgagaaTAATAGTGACAACAGAAggtaaacaaaatgaaagtgaagaGGAAGGAGGTGCTACGGGAAATGGTCTACGAAAATTTAGCATTATGGATGAGGTAATTAACCTGGAAACCAACTGGTACCACACTGATCCACGGGTCACTAGCAGCTTCTCTAGCTTGTCCAGTGGTTCCTTGAGTGCTGCATTAGAGGAAAGCAGTTCCGGAATTAAAGCTCCATCTCACCTTGATGCAGTCCATGGACAGTGCACAGGTGAGGATCTTGCAAGCTTGGATGTTCACCACCCCTACCTCCTGGAGCCAAAACACCACCAAGGGCCACTGAGGCCAACCAACCTCAATTACCGTAGCAATGACAATTCTTGTCTTTGCTTTGCTGAGCTCTCCAAGGCTGATTTCCTTCCAAGCCCCCCTGAGGCTActagtgatgatgatgatgatgaggaggaggaggatgaagagctAGGTATGGAGGCACTAAGGCGTATTTCTAAGATTCCTAGTTCAAGAGATTTGAGAATTATTGACAGTACACCCTTTCAAAGATTACCAATtccaagaaagaaaaagatccCTCCCAAAGTCCCACTAAGGACAAGTTCAATTCCAGGGCACAAACCAGGACAGAATGAGCAGCGCTTCTCCAAAGATGAAGATAGTCTATTCTTGACTCCTTCACCGAACCCTAAACCAGCTCTTTTGGTCAAAGAGACTGCCTCAGAGTCTGAAGATGAGTTTTTTGATGCCCAGGACAGATTTACTCCCCCAGTTCCTGATATGTCAG ATGCTGAGCTGGCTGACCAGCGAAATGCTAATCGTTGGACTGGAACCTGGAATGGTCTTCCAGCGATGCTGGGGAAAGAGTCAACTTCTCCTCTTGCCCATAGAGCCCATACCTctaaaatcaagagtgtagtgGATAAATCTATATGCCCAGCTGATCAAATTACCAGTCAACAGCTCAGTCCACCAAAGCCATTACCGAAACCTGAAATAAAGGTCAAACCACCATTGCCACCCAAGCCCCAGCTACCTCCCAAACCTCAGATCATTCCTCCCAAGTCCCCCCAACACCAGCGATCATATGCCCACTGCAATGGAGATGCTTCTGAGCTCCTGGAAATGGAGCCAGATACCATGGAGTTCAAATCTGTCACATCTGGGGCTGGAGGTCTGCCTCTGTCATCACCACTGATCAAAGCAGTGCGGTGTAGCAAGCAACCATTACAAATTACACCACAAACTGAGGAAAAGACAAAGCAGTATAAGGATCTTACGCATCAAAATGGAGCACATGTGGTTTCCAAAGACAAAGCATTCATTCCTGATGAAAAGGAAACTCCTCCTTGCAGTGGGATGACCATACCAACAAAAAAGTCAGTAAACCTAACCCATATTCCTCGATCTAATTCAGGTACAAAGCTAGCCGTCCCCCCTCTAGTGCTTGCCAAACCCACTTCTCCCACAAAACTCCACCCCTTGTCACTACCTGCTAGCTCTCCTGTGTCCCCTACTGATTCAAGCAAAGGGATCTTTAAAGACAGTGTAAGTCCACCAAATGGAATACATCCTTGGAGCAGCCGCAATGGCAATGCTCAGTCGGGAACCAGGAGGGTCTCTCTAAGTCACGAGAACTTGTCACCCAAAACTACAGATGCACCTCTTACCCTTACCACATCTCTTACCTCAACAAACTCTAAAGGTGTTGGGGGCCTAGAAAGTAGAGAGCCTGGAAGATCTGGATCAGGTTCAGACCTTAGGACCAGCTCTTCGAGTCTGGGGGGCAGACTCCCAGCCTCTGCCCTAAGAGGAAAAATCCAGGCTCTGCCTTGGTACATGACCCGTTCCCAGGAGATTTTGGGAACTCTGGACTATCCCTCCACTAGTTCTATTAATGGAGACACATCTGGATTTGGCTCTGGTTTGTCTGTAGCAAGTGGTTTATCAGACTTGAACAAAACCCCTGTCAAGGAAAAAGAGACAATGATCTCAAAATCAGGAGGAAAAGGGAACATATTAGAGGATGGAGCTGAAGTCGTCATAGCCACCATTAAAGAAGCCCAGGAAGTGACCTCACACATGAAAAAGGCTAATGGCGCAAATGGGTCAGAGCCTAATCTGACTTTTAAAGACAATAGTACGCTCAGCGGCATTGTTtcatcagagcagcctcagtcaCGACCCCATTCAGCAGTGGGGTTAGGTGGTGTGTCCAGTATGCAAATTGGAGGTGACTCCCCAACCTCTTCACTTGCAGACAGTACTCCTCCACAGCAGCATCGCGAAGCTTGTGGCTGTCGAACTGTTTACGCCAACTGTTTCAGTGGAGACACTGAGGATGGTGTTAGTTTTGATGAGGAGCTAACTATTTATGAGTTCTCCTGCCGCACACATCCAAAGCCTTTCCGACCTGCACCCGTCCCTTCTCCTACAACACCCTCTCCAAACCCCAATATCCTGTCACTGTTGAGAGACAACCCTCGTCCACTCTCTACTTTCTCCACAGCCTCATCTGAACTCAGTCCTCTAGTCTCACATCCAGTTTCCCCTACAAACTCAATTGGTGGACCTCTTCGTTCCCTCACTAACAAGAATTATTGTGGTCTGAAGGGAGGTTTTGCCTCTTTACGTCAAGATATAGATCAGCTTTTGCTGGTCTTAGAGAGGGGTGCATTCGATCAACCACAACATCATGTGACAACATCATCTCACGGCTCAGTGCAGGATGGCACAGATATAAAGGAAGGGCCTGACCTAAATCACAACAGAACTGAAGGCAGTACTACCCCAGCACCAGGCCCAAATTGTAATGGGCAAAACCCTGCCATTATGACAGAGGCTGAAAGAAGTTTTCTGCAAGCAGAGGCCCGAAGATTGGCATCTGGATGTCAAAGGGCCACGCGTGTAGGATGGGCTCCTGATGAAGCCTTGCGTTCTTTATCCAATAGCTTTAGTGCTTTGGTTCAGTTGTCAGCAGCTTGCCTAAGAACAACCCCCTGCTCTGGCTGTAATATCTGCCATAAAGAGTGCCTGGTTCACAAGGATGAGTGTGATGACAACCAGGAGGCCATGGAGAAACTTAAGGAAATAGTGGGTCTTTATCAGGAGTTTGTTGGTGCTGTTGAGACAGCTGGAACTGGTGCTGGAGTTGGGGGTAAGAGTGTGGGTCTCACTGGATCTGGACAGGGTCAAGGAGAGACTGATGTGGTGAGGCTACTGGCCAAACGCTGCACTGTACTCATCTCCTCTGTATTTGCACTCACACAGCTCTTCCGGACACGGACAGCAGACACCTCAGATGCACCTGGCCACGTACCTCTCAATTTTTGA
- the frmpd1b gene encoding FERM and PDZ domain-containing protein 1 isoform X4 → MDLLQDDPSAFEYLFLQSVGDVLLERFAVEMKCNTALRLAALHMHERLDSCGQTRTSIKSITKEFGLDSFISPTLLSNMREKDLRKAISYHLKKIQSLLEPRQKVISASQARLAYLTQLGELISYGGRSYTATMMLQDREVLVSLLVGAKYGMSQVINHKLNVISTLVEFSNISRVELLSESDKVSLLRISLHDMKPFALLMDSLAAKDLGCLLGGYYKLLVDPSVNVFRLGRPKVRVHRIPAEEGVCGKFAVIEGVCYESLSSYVSRCCSGSDDSTDEDDPMDSQNYKCPDPASQDWEERRREEEEKRKEEERREREEHKDKQEVRIIVTTEGKQNESEEEGGATGNGLRKFSIMDEVINLETNWYHTDPRVTSSFSSLSSGSLSAALEESSSGIKAPSHLDAVHGQCTGEDLASLDVHHPYLLEPKHHQGPLRPTNLNYRSNDNSCLCFAELSKADFLPSPPEATSDDDDDEEEEDEELGMEALRRISKIPSSRDLRIIDSTPFQRLPIPRKKKIPPKVPLRTSSIPGHKPGQNEQRFSKDEDSLFLTPSPNPKPALLVKETASESEDEFFDAQDRFTPPVPDMSDAELADQRNANRWTGTWNGLPAMLGKESTSPLAHRAHTSKIKSVVDKSICPADQITSQQLSPPKPLPKPEIKVKPPLPPKPQLPPKPQIIPPKSPQHQRSYAHCNGDASELLEMEPDTMEFKSVTSGAGGLPLSSPLIKAVRCSKQPLQITPQTEEKTKQYKDLTHQNGAHVVSKDKAFIPDEKETPPCSGMTIPTKKSVNLTHIPRSNSGTKLAVPPLVLAKPTSPTKLHPLSLPASSPVSPTDSSKGIFKDSVSPPNGIHPWSSRNGNAQSGTRRVSLSHENLSPKTTDAPLTLTTSLTSTNSKGVGGLESREPGRSGSGSDLRTSSSSLGGRLPASALRGKIQALPWYMTRSQEILGTLDYPSTSSINGDTSGFGSGLSVASGLSDLNKTPVKEKETMISKSGGKGNILEDGAEVVIATIKEAQEVTSHMKKANGANGSEPNLTFKDNSTLSGIVSSEQPQSRPHSAVGLGGVSSMQIGGDSPTSSLADSTPPQQHREACGCRTVYANCFSGDTEDGVSFDEELTIYEFSCRTHPKPFRPAPVPSPTTPSPNPNILSLLRDNPRPLSTFSTASSELSPLVSHPVSPTNSIGGPLRSLTNKNYCGLKGGFASLRQDIDQLLLVLERGAFDQPQHHVTTSSHGSVQDGTDIKEGPDLNHNRTEGSTTPAPGPNCNGQNPAIMTEAERSFLQAEARRLASGCQRATRVGWAPDEALRSLSNSFSALVQLSAACLRTTPCSGCNICHKECLVHKDECDDNQEAMEKLKEIVGLYQEFVGAVETAGTGAGVGGKSVGLTGSGQGQGETDVVRLLAKRCTVLISSVFALTQLFRTRTADTSDAPGHVPLNF, encoded by the exons ATGGATCTGCTGCAGGATGACCCCTCAGCCTTTGAGTATCTCTTTTTACAG AGTGTTGGGGATGTGCTTCTGGAACGTTTTGCAGTAGAGATGAAGTGTAACACTGCACTTCGCCTGGCAGCATTGCACATGCACGAGAGACTAGATAGTTGTGGACAGACAAGAACGTCTATAAAAAGTATAAC GAAGGAGTTTGGCCTGGACAGCTTCATATCTCCCACACTGTTGAGCAACATGAGGGAGAAGGACCTGAGGAAAGCCATCAGCTACCACCTCAAAAAGATCCAGTCCTTGCTAGAGCCGCGCCAGAAG GTTATATCTGCTAGTCAGGCTCGGCTTGCCTACCTCACCCAACTGGGAGAACTTATTTCATATGGGGGACGATCATACACAGCTACAATGATG CTTCAAGACAGAGAGGTGTTGGTCAGCCTGCTGGTTGGAGCAAAGTATGGGATGAGTCAGGTCATCAACCATAAGCTCAATGTGATCTCTACGCTGGTGGAATTCAGCAACATCAGTCGAGTGGAGCTGCTTTCAGAATCGGACAAAGTCAGCCTACTGCGCATCTCACTACACGACATGAAG CCGTTTGCCTTACTGATGGACTCTCTGGCAGCCAAAGACTTAGGGTGTCTGCTGGGGGGCTACTACAAACTCCTGGTGGATCCCAGTGTCAATGTCTTCCGTCTGGGGCGCCCAAAAGTGAGGGTGCACCGGATTCCTGCTGAAGAAGGTGTGTGTGGGAAGTTCGCCGTAATAGAGGGCGTGTGCTATGAATCCCTATCAA GTTATGTGTCTCGCTGCTGTAGTGGCTCAGATGACTCAACAGATGAGGATGACCCAATGGATTCTCAAAATTACAAATGTCCAGATCCTGCAAGTCAGGACTGggaagaaaggaggagagaggaagaagaaaagaggaaagaggaagaaagaagagagagagaggagcacaaagataaacaggaagtgagaaTAATAGTGACAACAGAAggtaaacaaaatgaaagtgaagaGGAAGGAGGTGCTACGGGAAATGGTCTACGAAAATTTAGCATTATGGATGAGGTAATTAACCTGGAAACCAACTGGTACCACACTGATCCACGGGTCACTAGCAGCTTCTCTAGCTTGTCCAGTGGTTCCTTGAGTGCTGCATTAGAGGAAAGCAGTTCCGGAATTAAAGCTCCATCTCACCTTGATGCAGTCCATGGACAGTGCACAGGTGAGGATCTTGCAAGCTTGGATGTTCACCACCCCTACCTCCTGGAGCCAAAACACCACCAAGGGCCACTGAGGCCAACCAACCTCAATTACCGTAGCAATGACAATTCTTGTCTTTGCTTTGCTGAGCTCTCCAAGGCTGATTTCCTTCCAAGCCCCCCTGAGGCTActagtgatgatgatgatgatgaggaggaggaggatgaagagctAGGTATGGAGGCACTAAGGCGTATTTCTAAGATTCCTAGTTCAAGAGATTTGAGAATTATTGACAGTACACCCTTTCAAAGATTACCAATtccaagaaagaaaaagatccCTCCCAAAGTCCCACTAAGGACAAGTTCAATTCCAGGGCACAAACCAGGACAGAATGAGCAGCGCTTCTCCAAAGATGAAGATAGTCTATTCTTGACTCCTTCACCGAACCCTAAACCAGCTCTTTTGGTCAAAGAGACTGCCTCAGAGTCTGAAGATGAGTTTTTTGATGCCCAGGACAGATTTACTCCCCCAGTTCCTGATATGTCAG ATGCTGAGCTGGCTGACCAGCGAAATGCTAATCGTTGGACTGGAACCTGGAATGGTCTTCCAGCGATGCTGGGGAAAGAGTCAACTTCTCCTCTTGCCCATAGAGCCCATACCTctaaaatcaagagtgtagtgGATAAATCTATATGCCCAGCTGATCAAATTACCAGTCAACAGCTCAGTCCACCAAAGCCATTACCGAAACCTGAAATAAAGGTCAAACCACCATTGCCACCCAAGCCCCAGCTACCTCCCAAACCTCAGATCATTCCTCCCAAGTCCCCCCAACACCAGCGATCATATGCCCACTGCAATGGAGATGCTTCTGAGCTCCTGGAAATGGAGCCAGATACCATGGAGTTCAAATCTGTCACATCTGGGGCTGGAGGTCTGCCTCTGTCATCACCACTGATCAAAGCAGTGCGGTGTAGCAAGCAACCATTACAAATTACACCACAAACTGAGGAAAAGACAAAGCAGTATAAGGATCTTACGCATCAAAATGGAGCACATGTGGTTTCCAAAGACAAAGCATTCATTCCTGATGAAAAGGAAACTCCTCCTTGCAGTGGGATGACCATACCAACAAAAAAGTCAGTAAACCTAACCCATATTCCTCGATCTAATTCAGGTACAAAGCTAGCCGTCCCCCCTCTAGTGCTTGCCAAACCCACTTCTCCCACAAAACTCCACCCCTTGTCACTACCTGCTAGCTCTCCTGTGTCCCCTACTGATTCAAGCAAAGGGATCTTTAAAGACAGTGTAAGTCCACCAAATGGAATACATCCTTGGAGCAGCCGCAATGGCAATGCTCAGTCGGGAACCAGGAGGGTCTCTCTAAGTCACGAGAACTTGTCACCCAAAACTACAGATGCACCTCTTACCCTTACCACATCTCTTACCTCAACAAACTCTAAAGGTGTTGGGGGCCTAGAAAGTAGAGAGCCTGGAAGATCTGGATCAGGTTCAGACCTTAGGACCAGCTCTTCGAGTCTGGGGGGCAGACTCCCAGCCTCTGCCCTAAGAGGAAAAATCCAGGCTCTGCCTTGGTACATGACCCGTTCCCAGGAGATTTTGGGAACTCTGGACTATCCCTCCACTAGTTCTATTAATGGAGACACATCTGGATTTGGCTCTGGTTTGTCTGTAGCAAGTGGTTTATCAGACTTGAACAAAACCCCTGTCAAGGAAAAAGAGACAATGATCTCAAAATCAGGAGGAAAAGGGAACATATTAGAGGATGGAGCTGAAGTCGTCATAGCCACCATTAAAGAAGCCCAGGAAGTGACCTCACACATGAAAAAGGCTAATGGCGCAAATGGGTCAGAGCCTAATCTGACTTTTAAAGACAATAGTACGCTCAGCGGCATTGTTtcatcagagcagcctcagtcaCGACCCCATTCAGCAGTGGGGTTAGGTGGTGTGTCCAGTATGCAAATTGGAGGTGACTCCCCAACCTCTTCACTTGCAGACAGTACTCCTCCACAGCAGCATCGCGAAGCTTGTGGCTGTCGAACTGTTTACGCCAACTGTTTCAGTGGAGACACTGAGGATGGTGTTAGTTTTGATGAGGAGCTAACTATTTATGAGTTCTCCTGCCGCACACATCCAAAGCCTTTCCGACCTGCACCCGTCCCTTCTCCTACAACACCCTCTCCAAACCCCAATATCCTGTCACTGTTGAGAGACAACCCTCGTCCACTCTCTACTTTCTCCACAGCCTCATCTGAACTCAGTCCTCTAGTCTCACATCCAGTTTCCCCTACAAACTCAATTGGTGGACCTCTTCGTTCCCTCACTAACAAGAATTATTGTGGTCTGAAGGGAGGTTTTGCCTCTTTACGTCAAGATATAGATCAGCTTTTGCTGGTCTTAGAGAGGGGTGCATTCGATCAACCACAACATCATGTGACAACATCATCTCACGGCTCAGTGCAGGATGGCACAGATATAAAGGAAGGGCCTGACCTAAATCACAACAGAACTGAAGGCAGTACTACCCCAGCACCAGGCCCAAATTGTAATGGGCAAAACCCTGCCATTATGACAGAGGCTGAAAGAAGTTTTCTGCAAGCAGAGGCCCGAAGATTGGCATCTGGATGTCAAAGGGCCACGCGTGTAGGATGGGCTCCTGATGAAGCCTTGCGTTCTTTATCCAATAGCTTTAGTGCTTTGGTTCAGTTGTCAGCAGCTTGCCTAAGAACAACCCCCTGCTCTGGCTGTAATATCTGCCATAAAGAGTGCCTGGTTCACAAGGATGAGTGTGATGACAACCAGGAGGCCATGGAGAAACTTAAGGAAATAGTGGGTCTTTATCAGGAGTTTGTTGGTGCTGTTGAGACAGCTGGAACTGGTGCTGGAGTTGGGGGTAAGAGTGTGGGTCTCACTGGATCTGGACAGGGTCAAGGAGAGACTGATGTGGTGAGGCTACTGGCCAAACGCTGCACTGTACTCATCTCCTCTGTATTTGCACTCACACAGCTCTTCCGGACACGGACAGCAGACACCTCAGATGCACCTGGCCACGTACCTCTCAATTTTTGA